From one Amycolatopsis sp. FDAARGOS 1241 genomic stretch:
- a CDS encoding chitinase has protein sequence MKSLRRMATLALAAGAALATTISLAPTALAAPDPVVASPYLYQWGGQTDPAAAMHATDVKAFTLAFMLSDGGCNPKWDGNRDLTGSDSALIQKIRSAGGDVIPSFGGWSGTKLGPNCSTPEDLSGAYQKVIDAYQLKAIDLDIENTDEFENATVQDRILNAVKITKQKNPGVRVVITMGTSPQGPTEWGSRLITQAKAIGANVDVWSVMPFDFSAGGDMAAMTKSAVDGLENQLKSAFGWSDDEAYRHSGLSSMNGKTDNAGETVTVDNFTSIRDYATRHHLGRFTFWAANRDCGGGGECSGIDQEKYAFTKVVAGYRG, from the coding sequence ATGAAATCCCTGCGTCGCATGGCCACGCTCGCGCTCGCCGCGGGCGCGGCGCTGGCCACGACCATCAGCCTCGCCCCGACGGCGCTCGCCGCGCCGGACCCCGTGGTCGCGTCGCCGTACCTGTACCAGTGGGGCGGCCAGACCGACCCCGCCGCCGCGATGCACGCCACCGACGTCAAGGCGTTCACGCTCGCGTTCATGCTGTCCGACGGCGGCTGCAACCCGAAGTGGGACGGCAACCGCGACCTCACCGGCTCCGACTCCGCCCTGATCCAGAAGATCCGTTCGGCCGGCGGCGACGTGATCCCGTCTTTCGGCGGCTGGTCCGGCACGAAACTCGGGCCGAACTGCAGCACGCCGGAAGACCTGTCGGGCGCGTACCAGAAGGTGATCGACGCCTACCAGCTCAAGGCGATCGACCTCGACATCGAGAACACCGACGAATTCGAGAACGCGACGGTGCAGGACCGCATCCTGAACGCCGTCAAGATCACGAAGCAGAAGAACCCGGGCGTGCGCGTGGTCATCACCATGGGCACGAGCCCGCAGGGCCCGACCGAATGGGGCAGCCGCCTCATCACCCAGGCGAAGGCGATCGGCGCGAACGTCGACGTCTGGTCGGTCATGCCCTTCGACTTCTCCGCCGGCGGCGACATGGCCGCGATGACGAAGTCGGCGGTCGACGGCCTCGAGAACCAGCTCAAGTCCGCGTTCGGCTGGAGCGACGACGAGGCGTACCGCCACAGTGGTCTCTCGTCGATGAACGGCAAGACCGACAACGCCGGCGAGACCGTCACAGTCGACAACTTCACGTCGATCCGCGACTACGCCACCCGCCACCACCTCGGCCGCTTCACGTTCTGGGCCGCCAACCGCGACTGCGGCGGCGGCGGCGAGTGCAGCGGTATCGACCAGGAGAAGTACGCGTTCACCAAGGTCGTGGCCGGCTACCGGGGCTGA
- a CDS encoding MarR family winged helix-turn-helix transcriptional regulator has protein sequence MRLTTPTTGHLVWRLSLKWRAAVDRTVKPLGLTQAQYSLLATLTGLVRRGVRPSQRELADHMGLEPLHVSKLARALEQAGLLTRPPDPDDPRAVRLDLTERGHEVITEAIKLVRDLHEDLTANIGGPRSDGTRRFRATLQTLLGDQPTGGEEAMTTARPVGGRDLNLAAAAARSLLTTLLDREGLDFTDYVVLRTVADQSRSADALISAITASAIASPDTARSVITKLTEAGHLTADGGLVDVTPGTRELVERLTTDSTRAGDQLFAGIAPEDLDAAKRVLDTITARAAEVRATL, from the coding sequence GTGCGCCTCACCACCCCGACCACCGGGCACCTGGTCTGGCGGCTCTCGCTGAAGTGGCGGGCGGCCGTCGACCGGACCGTGAAACCGCTCGGGCTCACCCAGGCCCAGTACTCGCTCCTCGCGACGCTCACCGGCCTCGTGCGGCGCGGGGTCCGGCCGAGCCAGCGCGAACTGGCCGACCACATGGGACTCGAGCCGCTGCACGTGTCGAAGCTGGCGCGGGCGCTCGAACAGGCCGGCCTGCTCACCCGTCCCCCGGACCCGGACGACCCGCGCGCCGTGCGGCTCGACCTCACCGAGCGGGGACACGAGGTGATCACCGAGGCCATCAAGCTCGTGCGCGACCTGCACGAGGACCTGACCGCGAACATCGGCGGCCCGCGCAGCGACGGGACCCGCCGGTTTCGCGCCACCCTGCAGACCCTGCTGGGTGACCAGCCCACCGGAGGAGAAGAAGCCATGACCACAGCCAGACCCGTCGGCGGCCGCGATCTCAACCTCGCCGCCGCGGCGGCGCGTTCCCTGCTCACGACCCTGCTGGACCGCGAAGGCCTGGACTTCACCGACTACGTCGTCCTGCGCACGGTCGCCGACCAGTCCCGCAGCGCGGACGCGCTGATCTCGGCGATCACCGCGTCGGCCATCGCCTCCCCGGACACCGCGCGCTCGGTGATCACCAAGCTCACCGAAGCGGGCCACCTCACCGCCGACGGCGGTCTCGTCGACGTCACGCCCGGCACTCGCGAGCTGGTCGAACGCCTGACCACGGACTCCACCCGAGCCGGCGACCAGCTGTTCGCGGGCATCGCCCCGGAAGACCTCGACGCGGCGAAGCGCGTGCTCGACACGATCACGGCTCGCGCCGCGGAAGTCCGCGCCACGCTGTGA
- a CDS encoding HEAT repeat domain-containing protein: MVPINSPHRTSPDPRLVDALGAGNSSTRLQAALSAGTQADPALAEVLVARCAIEPDFFVRDMLTWALTRLPAELTVPRLLGQLRSDRFQARSQALHTLAKIGDGSAWPAITRSLLHDADDEVARSAWRAAVVLVPAGHRRELATALTAQLGRGDRIVQLSLSQALVALGDVIEPVLRTALASADPAVRAHARATERLLRDSDAGFDLAVDEANRIVALGPERVGGATC; this comes from the coding sequence GTGGTTCCCATCAACTCGCCACACCGCACCTCACCGGACCCGCGCCTGGTCGACGCGCTGGGCGCCGGGAACTCGTCGACGCGCCTGCAGGCGGCGCTGAGCGCCGGCACGCAGGCCGACCCCGCGCTGGCCGAGGTGCTCGTGGCCCGGTGCGCGATCGAGCCGGACTTCTTCGTGCGCGACATGCTCACCTGGGCATTGACCCGGCTCCCGGCGGAGCTCACGGTGCCCCGGCTGCTCGGCCAGCTGCGGTCCGACCGCTTTCAGGCCCGCAGCCAGGCGTTGCACACGCTGGCCAAGATCGGGGACGGGAGTGCCTGGCCCGCGATCACGCGGTCGCTGCTGCACGACGCCGACGACGAGGTCGCGCGCAGCGCTTGGCGTGCTGCCGTCGTGCTCGTGCCCGCCGGGCATCGCCGCGAGCTGGCCACCGCGCTGACCGCGCAGCTCGGTCGCGGCGACCGGATCGTGCAGCTGAGTCTCAGCCAGGCCCTCGTCGCCCTCGGCGACGTCATCGAGCCGGTTCTCCGGACGGCACTGGCAAGCGCTGACCCGGCGGTGCGGGCGCACGCCCGCGCCACGGAGCGGCTGCTGCGCGACTCGGACGCCGGTTTCGACCTGGCCGTCGACGAGGCGAACCGGATCGTCGCGCTCGGCCCGGAACGGGTCGGGGGCGCCACGTGCTGA
- a CDS encoding HEAT repeat domain-containing protein: MLIGEVARRSGVSTRMLRHYDSLGLVRPTGRTVGGYREYSEEDIRRIFHVESLRSLGLSLRQISRALADPAFAPASLVGDLIRRTEERLKREQELLDRLRAVDASAPFDWRGVLRIVELLHGLGSPDAARRQQTVLTPAEDAPVPAEVLAEAVLAEADPYVAGALRWALARAGADGVASLAAGVRSEHAEIRRRAVRALAELPGDEATAALADALGDSDPAVHRHAALALGARGTTTAVPTLVRMIVEGTNDVEAAEVLGTLAADPERTDRLMSALAAELAAPTADSAVRIRLAQALAEMPATSAHGLLRQLAHDEDRAVAAIASALVRAAEQRPQG; encoded by the coding sequence GTGCTGATCGGCGAGGTGGCGCGCCGCTCGGGGGTGAGCACCCGCATGCTCAGGCACTACGACTCCCTCGGGCTGGTGCGCCCCACCGGCCGCACCGTGGGCGGGTACCGCGAGTACTCCGAAGAGGACATCCGCCGGATCTTCCACGTCGAGAGCCTGCGGTCACTGGGGTTGTCGCTGCGGCAGATCAGCCGGGCGCTGGCGGATCCCGCGTTCGCACCGGCCTCGCTGGTCGGTGACCTCATCCGGCGGACCGAGGAACGGCTGAAGCGGGAGCAGGAGCTGCTCGACCGGCTGCGTGCGGTCGACGCCTCGGCGCCGTTCGATTGGCGGGGTGTCCTGCGCATCGTGGAGCTCCTGCACGGGCTCGGCTCCCCCGACGCCGCGCGCCGGCAGCAGACCGTCCTGACCCCGGCCGAGGACGCGCCGGTGCCCGCCGAAGTGCTGGCCGAGGCGGTGCTCGCCGAAGCCGATCCGTACGTCGCGGGCGCACTGCGGTGGGCTCTCGCGCGCGCGGGCGCCGACGGCGTGGCGAGCCTGGCGGCCGGCGTGCGCTCAGAGCACGCCGAGATCCGGCGGCGCGCCGTCCGGGCCCTCGCCGAGCTGCCCGGCGACGAGGCGACCGCCGCGCTGGCGGACGCCCTCGGCGACTCCGACCCGGCCGTGCACCGGCACGCCGCACTGGCCCTGGGCGCACGCGGCACGACCACGGCCGTGCCCACGCTCGTCCGCATGATCGTCGAAGGCACGAACGACGTCGAGGCGGCCGAGGTCCTGGGCACGCTCGCCGCGGACCCCGAGCGTACGGATCGGCTCATGAGCGCGCTGGCCGCCGAGCTCGCCGCGCCCACCGCCGACTCCGCGGTGCGGATCCGCCTGGCGCAAGCACTGGCCGAGATGCCGGCAACCAGCGCGCACGGCCTCCTGCGGCAGCTGGCTCACGACGAAGATCGGGCCGTGGCCGCCATCGCCTCGGCCCTCGTGCGAGCCGCGGAGCAACGACCGCAAGGCTGA
- a CDS encoding SDR family oxidoreductase — MGRLDTGPGADNTTPLGRDGEPHDIANAVLFLVSDQASWLTGSTLFVDGGEFPRG; from the coding sequence GTGGGCCGCCTGGACACCGGGCCGGGCGCGGACAACACCACCCCGCTGGGCCGCGACGGTGAGCCCCACGACATCGCCAACGCCGTGCTGTTCCTCGTGTCCGACCAGGCGAGCTGGCTGACCGGCAGCACGCTGTTCGTCGACGGCGGCGAGTTCCCCCGCGGCTGA
- a CDS encoding SDR family NAD(P)-dependent oxidoreductase: MARGIGAALVRRLVAAGAAVLTTARSATSTVPDGAAFVEADVRTRAGAETLAAAVREVLGGVDVVIHNAGGARPHRGALAIPDEEWLDALELNLLAAVRLDSLLPPGMAERRSGVIVHVSSAAVPTSAPPFLHYTAAKAALENYSRGLAAELAPSGIRVNAVSPGRVATPPAVKRRGSSGPPGHRAGRGQHHPAGPRR, translated from the coding sequence GTGGCTCGCGGAATCGGCGCGGCCCTCGTGCGTCGCCTGGTGGCCGCGGGCGCCGCAGTGCTCACGACGGCCAGGTCGGCGACGAGCACGGTCCCGGACGGGGCCGCCTTCGTGGAGGCCGACGTGCGGACGCGGGCCGGAGCGGAGACGCTCGCCGCGGCCGTGCGGGAGGTGCTCGGTGGGGTGGACGTCGTGATCCACAACGCGGGTGGGGCGCGCCCGCACCGGGGCGCGCTTGCCATCCCCGACGAAGAGTGGCTGGACGCGCTGGAGCTGAACCTCCTCGCGGCGGTGCGGCTGGATTCGCTGCTGCCGCCGGGGATGGCGGAGCGGCGCTCGGGGGTGATCGTGCACGTTTCCTCGGCCGCGGTCCCCACGTCGGCACCGCCGTTCCTGCACTACACGGCGGCGAAGGCGGCGCTGGAGAACTACAGCCGGGGGCTGGCCGCGGAGCTGGCTCCGTCCGGCATCCGGGTCAACGCGGTCTCCCCGGGCCGGGTCGCCACCCCCCCGGCGGTGAAGCGACGCGGGAGCAGTGGGCCGCCTGGACACCGGGCCGGGCGCGGACAACACCACCCCGCTGGGCCGCGACGGTGA
- a CDS encoding LysR family transcriptional regulator codes for MNDLGTDLELRLVRYFTVVAKHLNFGRATAELHLAQPALSRRIQRLEDRLGVRPLDRIRQGSRLTEAGEAFLSPARALLEAARQAALTARAFAPAGKVLIGYVEDLVITPAVRELRSRHPRAEIGTRHLECFDERAFAEGQVDVLVVRDPQFVPAGEARATVLYEEPRMLVVPAGHHLAGRASVTPDDFAPGESLLCPHGGTRAI; via the coding sequence GTGAACGATCTCGGGACCGACCTCGAGCTCCGCCTGGTGCGGTACTTCACGGTCGTGGCGAAGCACCTGAACTTCGGTCGGGCCACGGCCGAGCTGCACCTGGCGCAGCCGGCGCTGAGCCGCCGGATCCAGCGCCTGGAAGACCGGCTCGGCGTGCGCCCGCTCGACCGCATTCGGCAGGGCAGCCGGCTCACCGAGGCCGGCGAGGCGTTCCTCTCTCCGGCGCGGGCGCTCCTGGAGGCCGCGCGGCAGGCGGCGCTCACCGCCCGCGCCTTCGCCCCGGCCGGCAAGGTCCTCATCGGGTACGTCGAAGACCTGGTCATCACCCCCGCCGTCCGCGAGCTGCGCAGCCGGCACCCCCGGGCCGAGATCGGCACGCGCCACCTCGAGTGCTTCGACGAGCGCGCATTCGCCGAAGGCCAGGTGGACGTCCTGGTCGTGCGGGACCCCCAGTTCGTCCCGGCCGGCGAGGCCCGGGCGACCGTGCTCTACGAGGAGCCGCGGATGCTGGTGGTGCCGGCCGGCCACCACCTGGCCGGCCGCGCGTCGGTGACCCCGGACGACTTCGCCCCCGGCGAGTCGCTGCTCTGCCCGCACGGTGGCACCCGCGCGATCTAG
- a CDS encoding TetR/AcrR family transcriptional regulator — MLREPQQERSRTTRRRLIEAAIDCLGELGWHGVTVAVIAERAGVSRGAAQHHFPTREDLVAAAVELLGEAQITELRTQAAGLPTGPSRIERVVEMVLNLYTGPMFRAALQLWVVASTDEQLRGRLVPLEARVGREAHRVTVELLGVDESRPGVRELVQATLDLARGLGLANLLTDDTRRRRQIVREWAHTLETRLTGPAG, encoded by the coding sequence ATGCTCCGCGAACCGCAGCAGGAGCGCAGCCGCACGACGCGCCGGCGGCTCATCGAGGCCGCCATCGACTGCCTCGGTGAGCTCGGCTGGCACGGTGTGACCGTGGCCGTGATCGCCGAGCGGGCCGGCGTGTCGCGCGGCGCCGCGCAACACCACTTCCCGACGCGCGAGGACCTCGTCGCGGCGGCCGTCGAGCTGCTCGGCGAAGCGCAGATCACCGAGCTGCGCACGCAGGCGGCCGGGCTGCCGACCGGGCCGTCGCGTATCGAACGCGTGGTGGAGATGGTGCTGAACCTCTACACCGGGCCGATGTTCCGCGCCGCGCTGCAGCTGTGGGTCGTGGCGTCGACCGATGAGCAGCTGCGCGGCAGGCTGGTGCCGCTGGAGGCGCGCGTCGGGCGCGAGGCGCACCGGGTGACGGTGGAGCTGCTGGGCGTCGACGAGTCGCGGCCCGGGGTCCGCGAACTGGTCCAAGCCACCCTGGACCTGGCCCGCGGCCTCGGCCTCGCCAACCTCCTCACCGACGACACCCGCCGCCGGCGGCAGATCGTCCGCGAGTGGGCCCACACCCTGGAGACCCGGCTCACCGGGCCGGCCGGCTGA
- a CDS encoding NAD(P)-dependent oxidoreductase yields the protein MAERTLAGRTIIMSGGSRGIGEAIALRAAADGANVALLAKTAEPHPKLPGTIYTAAEAIEKAGGKALPIVGDVRDDEGVAAAVAKTVEQFGGLDIAVNNASAIDLTPTEQVSMKRYDLMQDINARGTFLLSKLAIPHLRKSANPHVLTLSPPISLDEKWFTAGHLAYSIAKYSMSLVTVGLAAELKGDGIAANSLWPRTTIDTAAIRNVVGAQLANRSRTPEIMADAAYAILTRPSRETTGNFFLDDEVLRAEGVTDFAKYRIGPAEDDLQLDFWVDPA from the coding sequence ATGGCTGAACGAACTCTCGCGGGCCGCACGATCATCATGTCCGGCGGCAGCCGCGGCATCGGCGAGGCCATCGCCCTGCGCGCGGCCGCAGACGGTGCCAACGTGGCGCTGCTGGCCAAGACCGCCGAACCGCACCCGAAGCTGCCCGGCACGATCTACACCGCCGCGGAGGCGATCGAGAAAGCGGGCGGCAAGGCGCTGCCGATCGTCGGCGACGTCCGCGACGACGAGGGCGTGGCGGCCGCGGTGGCCAAGACGGTCGAGCAGTTCGGTGGCCTCGACATCGCGGTGAACAACGCGAGCGCCATCGACCTGACCCCGACCGAGCAGGTCAGCATGAAGCGCTACGACCTGATGCAGGACATCAACGCGCGCGGCACCTTCCTGCTCTCCAAGCTCGCGATTCCGCACCTGCGCAAGTCGGCCAACCCCCACGTGCTCACGCTGTCGCCGCCGATCAGCCTGGACGAGAAGTGGTTCACGGCCGGGCACCTCGCGTACAGCATCGCGAAGTACTCGATGAGCCTGGTGACCGTCGGGCTCGCGGCGGAGCTGAAGGGCGACGGCATCGCTGCGAACTCGCTGTGGCCGCGCACCACGATCGACACCGCGGCGATTCGCAACGTCGTGGGCGCCCAGCTCGCGAACCGCAGCCGCACGCCGGAGATCATGGCCGACGCCGCGTATGCGATCCTCACTCGCCCCAGCCGCGAGACCACCGGCAACTTCTTCCTCGACGACGAGGTGCTGCGCGCGGAAGGCGTCACGGACTTCGCGAAGTACCGGATCGGCCCGGCGGAAGACGACCTGCAGCTCGACTTCTGGGTCGATCCGGCCTGA
- a CDS encoding acyl-CoA dehydrogenase family protein yields MNAMNFVEPEERVALRKAAAELGRKYGHEYYARKARADEKTVELWTEAGRLGYLGVNLPEEYGGGGAGIADLAAVLEEFAAAGSPLLLMVVSPAICGTVISRFGTDEQKKQWLPGIADGSKKMVFAITEPDAGSNSHKITTTARRDGGDWVLSGRKVFISGVDEADAVLVVGRTEDAKTGRLKPALYIVPTDAPGFEWRKIEMDLVAPENQFSLFLDDVHLPAEALVGEEDAAIAQLFAGLNPERIMGASFSLGTARYALDKAVAYANERQVWGAPIGSHQGLAHPLAQIKIELELAKLMTQKAASLYDSGDDFASGESANMAKYAAAEVAIRAVDQAVQTHGGNGLASEYGLGTLVTAVRLGRIAPVSREMVLNFVGQHSLGLPKSY; encoded by the coding sequence ATGAACGCGATGAACTTCGTCGAACCCGAGGAGCGCGTCGCGCTGCGCAAGGCGGCCGCGGAACTCGGGCGCAAGTACGGGCACGAGTACTACGCGAGGAAGGCCCGCGCGGACGAGAAGACCGTCGAGCTGTGGACCGAGGCCGGCCGGCTGGGCTACCTCGGCGTGAACCTGCCCGAGGAGTACGGCGGCGGCGGCGCGGGGATCGCGGATCTCGCCGCGGTGCTGGAGGAGTTCGCCGCCGCGGGCTCGCCGTTGCTGCTTATGGTCGTCTCCCCGGCGATCTGCGGCACGGTGATCTCGCGCTTCGGCACCGACGAGCAGAAGAAGCAGTGGCTGCCCGGGATCGCCGACGGCAGCAAGAAGATGGTCTTCGCCATCACCGAACCCGACGCCGGGTCCAACTCGCACAAGATCACCACGACCGCGCGCCGCGACGGCGGCGACTGGGTCCTGAGTGGACGCAAGGTCTTCATCTCCGGCGTGGACGAAGCCGACGCCGTGCTCGTGGTCGGCCGCACGGAGGACGCGAAGACGGGCCGCCTCAAGCCCGCGCTCTACATCGTGCCCACCGACGCGCCGGGTTTCGAGTGGCGCAAGATCGAGATGGACCTCGTCGCGCCGGAGAACCAGTTCTCCCTGTTCCTCGATGACGTCCACCTACCTGCCGAAGCGCTGGTGGGGGAGGAGGACGCGGCGATCGCGCAGCTGTTCGCGGGCCTCAACCCCGAGCGCATCATGGGCGCTTCCTTCTCGCTCGGCACGGCGCGCTACGCGCTCGACAAGGCCGTGGCCTACGCCAACGAACGCCAGGTGTGGGGCGCGCCGATCGGGTCGCACCAGGGCCTGGCGCACCCGCTCGCGCAGATCAAGATCGAGCTGGAGCTGGCGAAGCTGATGACCCAGAAGGCGGCTTCGCTCTACGACTCCGGTGACGACTTCGCCTCGGGTGAGTCGGCGAACATGGCCAAGTACGCCGCCGCCGAGGTGGCGATCCGTGCCGTGGACCAGGCCGTGCAGACCCACGGCGGCAACGGGCTCGCGTCCGAGTACGGCCTCGGCACGCTCGTCACGGCGGTGCGGCTGGGGCGGATCGCCCCGGTGAGCCGCGAGATGGTGCTCAACTTCGTCGGGCAGCACAGCCTCGGGCTGCCGAAGTCCTACTAG
- a CDS encoding biotin carboxylase N-terminal domain-containing protein: MIHNLLVANRGEIARRVFRSCRDAGIGTVAVFSDADSDAPHAREADVAVRLPGDAPGDTYLRAELIVKAAADAGADAVHPGYGFLSENAAFARAVVDAGLTWVGPPPAAIETMGSKVESKRLMAAAGVPVLSELDPNQVGPADLPLLVKASAGGGGRGMRVVRELGELAEAVESARAEARSAFGDPTVFCERYLETGRHIEVQVLADTHGTVWAVGERECSIQRRHQKVVEEAPSPFVDDAMRAELFDAARKAASAIDYVGAGTVEFLAGPDGRFYFLEMNTRLQVEHPVTENVTGLDLVALQLSVAEGAKLPPEPPGTHGHSIEVRLYAEDPAAGWQPQSGTLHAFEVPGVDREFAAGAGLRLDSGVASGSVVGVHYDPMLAKVITWAPTREEAARRLAAALSGAKIHGVVTNRDLLVNILRHEAFLAGETDTAFFDRHGLGALAKPLAGADAERLSALAAALAGAAENRAGATTLGRLPSGWRNVRSGGQRKVFARGDTTYEVSYSLTRDGLRAEGYEDVRLVSAEPGRVVLDVTGVRRTFAVARHGEQSFVDSALGPVTLTAVPRFADPSAALAAGSLVAPMPGTVVRLAVGVGDAVAAGDPLLWLEAMKMEHRISAPADGVVTELPVEVGLQVEVGTILAVVGENA; encoded by the coding sequence GTGATCCACAACCTGCTGGTCGCCAACCGGGGCGAGATCGCCCGCCGGGTGTTCCGCAGCTGCCGCGATGCCGGCATCGGCACGGTGGCCGTGTTCTCCGATGCCGACTCGGACGCGCCGCACGCGCGCGAAGCCGACGTCGCCGTCCGGCTGCCCGGCGACGCGCCGGGCGATACGTACCTGCGCGCCGAGCTGATCGTGAAAGCCGCGGCCGACGCCGGCGCCGACGCCGTGCACCCCGGTTACGGCTTCCTGTCGGAGAACGCCGCGTTCGCGCGGGCCGTGGTCGACGCCGGGCTCACCTGGGTCGGCCCGCCGCCCGCGGCGATCGAGACGATGGGCTCCAAAGTGGAGTCGAAGCGCCTGATGGCCGCCGCCGGCGTGCCGGTGCTGTCCGAACTGGACCCGAATCAAGTCGGCCCGGCCGACCTGCCGTTGCTGGTCAAGGCTTCCGCCGGCGGTGGGGGCCGCGGCATGCGCGTGGTGCGCGAGCTCGGCGAGCTGGCCGAGGCCGTGGAGAGCGCTCGTGCCGAGGCCAGGTCCGCGTTCGGCGACCCGACCGTGTTCTGCGAGCGCTACCTCGAGACCGGGCGGCACATCGAGGTGCAGGTGCTCGCCGACACCCACGGCACGGTGTGGGCGGTGGGGGAGCGCGAGTGCTCCATCCAGCGCCGGCACCAGAAGGTGGTGGAGGAGGCACCGTCGCCGTTCGTCGACGACGCCATGCGTGCCGAACTGTTCGACGCGGCACGCAAAGCCGCATCGGCCATCGACTACGTCGGCGCCGGTACCGTCGAGTTCCTCGCCGGGCCCGACGGACGCTTCTACTTCCTCGAGATGAACACGCGCCTGCAGGTCGAGCACCCGGTGACCGAGAACGTCACCGGCCTCGACCTCGTCGCTCTGCAGCTGTCCGTGGCCGAGGGCGCGAAGCTGCCGCCGGAACCGCCGGGCACGCACGGGCATTCGATCGAGGTCCGCCTCTACGCCGAGGATCCCGCCGCGGGCTGGCAGCCGCAGAGCGGCACGCTGCACGCGTTCGAGGTGCCGGGCGTCGACCGCGAGTTCGCCGCCGGCGCCGGGCTGCGGCTGGATTCCGGCGTGGCGAGCGGTTCGGTCGTCGGCGTGCACTACGACCCCATGCTGGCCAAGGTGATCACGTGGGCGCCCACCCGAGAGGAGGCCGCGCGCCGGCTCGCCGCCGCCCTGTCGGGCGCGAAGATCCACGGCGTGGTCACCAACCGCGACCTGCTCGTGAACATCCTGCGCCACGAAGCATTCCTCGCCGGCGAAACCGACACGGCGTTCTTCGACCGCCACGGCCTCGGCGCGCTCGCCAAGCCCCTGGCCGGTGCCGACGCCGAACGGCTGTCCGCCCTCGCCGCCGCGCTGGCCGGTGCCGCGGAGAACCGCGCGGGCGCGACCACGCTCGGCCGGTTGCCCAGCGGCTGGCGCAACGTGCGTTCGGGCGGGCAGCGCAAGGTCTTCGCGCGCGGTGACACGACGTACGAAGTCTCGTACTCGCTGACGCGCGACGGCCTGCGCGCCGAGGGCTACGAAGACGTGCGGCTGGTCAGCGCGGAGCCCGGCCGCGTCGTGCTGGACGTGACCGGGGTGCGGCGCACCTTCGCCGTCGCGCGCCACGGGGAACAGTCCTTTGTCGACTCGGCGCTCGGCCCGGTGACGTTGACGGCGGTGCCGCGCTTCGCCGACCCGTCGGCGGCGCTGGCCGCCGGTTCGCTGGTCGCGCCGATGCCGGGCACGGTCGTGCGGCTCGCGGTGGGCGTGGGCGACGCCGTGGCGGCGGGCGATCCGCTGCTGTGGCTGGAGGCGATGAAGATGGAGCACCGGATCTCGGCGCCCGCCGACGGCGTCGTCACGGAGCTGCCGGTGGAGGTCGGGTTGCAGGTCGAGGTGGGCACGATTCTGGCTGTGGTGGGAGAGAACGCATGA